A window of Theropithecus gelada isolate Dixy chromosome 14, Tgel_1.0, whole genome shotgun sequence contains these coding sequences:
- the RPUSD4 gene encoding mitochondrial RNA pseudouridine synthase RPUSD4 isoform X2, with translation MAAPRWRASVLWIWGNGQGLGSLFSLVSKPFCSAAAASTSVNAQRLAERLRAQKQEQDTNKKPVSTNPVQRRVEEIVRFTRQLQRVHPNVLAKALTRGILHQDNNLVVINKPYGLPVHGGPGVQLCISDVLPILAKMLHGHKAEPLHLCHRLDKETTGVMVLAWDKDMAHQVQELFRTRQVVKKYWAITVRVPMPSAGVVDIPIVEKEAQGQQQHHKMTLSPSYRMDNGKMVKVRHSRNAQVAVTRYQVLSSTVSSALVELQPITGIKHQLRVHLSFGLDCPILGDHKYSDWNRLAPQLSVGTLKKLGLEQSKARYIPLHLHAQQLILPALGSRKEDLNLVCKLPRFFVCSLRRLGLEMPNQDQNENNEAEHLGAQ, from the exons ATGGCGGCGCCCAGGTGGAGGGCGTCGGTTCTCTGGATCTGGGGAAACGGCCAGGGTTTGGGGAGTCTCTTCAGTCTCGTCTCAAAGCCATTTTGTTCTGCTGCCGCTGCCTCTACGTCCGTAAATGCCCAGAGATTAGCGGAGAGGCTCCGAGCCCAGAAACAGGAACAAGACACAAACAAGAAGCCG GTGTCCACAAACCCTGTTCAGCGGAGAGTGGAAGAAATAGTGCGGTTCACACGGCAGCTGCAGCGAGTCCACCCCAACGTGCTTGCTAAGGCACTGACCCGAGGAATTCTCCACCAGGACAATAACCTTGTGGTCATCAATAAGCCCTACGGTCTCCCTGTGCATG GTGGCCCTGGGGTCCAGCTCTGCATCAGTGATGTACTACCTATCCTGGCAAAGATGCTTCATGGCCACAAGGCAGAGCCCTTGCATCTGTGCCACCGGCTGGACAAGGAAACCACAGGCGTAATGGTGTTGGCCTGGGACAAGGACATGGCACATCAAGTCCAAGAGTTGTTTAGAACCCGTCAGGTGGTGAAGAAGTACTG GGCCATCACTGTGCGTGTCCCCATGCCCTCAGCAGGAGTCGTGGACATCCCCATTGTGGAGAAGGAAGCGCAAGGCCAGCAGCAGCACCACAAG ATGACATTGTCCCCGAGCTACCGCATGGACAATGGGAAAATGGTGAAAGTGCGGCATAGCCGGAATGCACAAGTTGCTGTAACTCGGTACCAGGTGCTCAGCAGTACTGTCTCCTCCGCCCTTGTGGAGCTCCAGCCCATCACAG gaATAAAACATCAGCTTCGAGTTCACTTGTCTTTTGGATTGGATTGTCCAATACTTGGTGATCACAAGTACTCAGACTGGAACAGGTTGGCCCCCCAG CTGTCCGTGGGCACCCTGAAGAAGCTGGGGCTGGAACAGTCTAAGGCCCGCTACATCCCCCTTCACCTGCATGCCCAGCAGCTGATCCTCCCTGCCCTGGGGTCCAGGAAGGAGGATCTCAACTTGGTCTGCAAACTTCCTCGCTTCTTTGTATGTTCCCTGCGCCGCCTGGGTTTAGAAATGCCAAATCAGGATCAAAATGAGAACAATGAAGCCGAACATCTGGGAGCACAGTGA
- the RPUSD4 gene encoding mitochondrial RNA pseudouridine synthase RPUSD4 isoform X1, with protein MAAPRWRASVLWIWGNGQGLGSLFSLVSKPFCSAAAASTSVNAQRLAERLRAQKQEQDTNKKPVSTNPVQRRVEEIVRFTRQLQRVHPNVLAKALTRGILHQDNNLVVINKPYGLPVHGGPGVQLCISDVLPILAKMLHGHKAEPLHLCHRLDKETTGVMVLAWDKDMAHQVQELFRTRQVVKKYWAITVRVPMPSAGVVDIPIVEKEAQGQQQHHKMTLSPSYRMDNGKMVKVRHSRNAQVAVTRYQVLSSTVSSALVELQPITGIKHQLRVHLSFGLDCPILGDHKYSDWNRLAPQKLSVGTLKKLGLEQSKARYIPLHLHAQQLILPALGSRKEDLNLVCKLPRFFVCSLRRLGLEMPNQDQNENNEAEHLGAQ; from the exons ATGGCGGCGCCCAGGTGGAGGGCGTCGGTTCTCTGGATCTGGGGAAACGGCCAGGGTTTGGGGAGTCTCTTCAGTCTCGTCTCAAAGCCATTTTGTTCTGCTGCCGCTGCCTCTACGTCCGTAAATGCCCAGAGATTAGCGGAGAGGCTCCGAGCCCAGAAACAGGAACAAGACACAAACAAGAAGCCG GTGTCCACAAACCCTGTTCAGCGGAGAGTGGAAGAAATAGTGCGGTTCACACGGCAGCTGCAGCGAGTCCACCCCAACGTGCTTGCTAAGGCACTGACCCGAGGAATTCTCCACCAGGACAATAACCTTGTGGTCATCAATAAGCCCTACGGTCTCCCTGTGCATG GTGGCCCTGGGGTCCAGCTCTGCATCAGTGATGTACTACCTATCCTGGCAAAGATGCTTCATGGCCACAAGGCAGAGCCCTTGCATCTGTGCCACCGGCTGGACAAGGAAACCACAGGCGTAATGGTGTTGGCCTGGGACAAGGACATGGCACATCAAGTCCAAGAGTTGTTTAGAACCCGTCAGGTGGTGAAGAAGTACTG GGCCATCACTGTGCGTGTCCCCATGCCCTCAGCAGGAGTCGTGGACATCCCCATTGTGGAGAAGGAAGCGCAAGGCCAGCAGCAGCACCACAAG ATGACATTGTCCCCGAGCTACCGCATGGACAATGGGAAAATGGTGAAAGTGCGGCATAGCCGGAATGCACAAGTTGCTGTAACTCGGTACCAGGTGCTCAGCAGTACTGTCTCCTCCGCCCTTGTGGAGCTCCAGCCCATCACAG gaATAAAACATCAGCTTCGAGTTCACTTGTCTTTTGGATTGGATTGTCCAATACTTGGTGATCACAAGTACTCAGACTGGAACAGGTTGGCCCCCCAG AAGCTGTCCGTGGGCACCCTGAAGAAGCTGGGGCTGGAACAGTCTAAGGCCCGCTACATCCCCCTTCACCTGCATGCCCAGCAGCTGATCCTCCCTGCCCTGGGGTCCAGGAAGGAGGATCTCAACTTGGTCTGCAAACTTCCTCGCTTCTTTGTATGTTCCCTGCGCCGCCTGGGTTTAGAAATGCCAAATCAGGATCAAAATGAGAACAATGAAGCCGAACATCTGGGAGCACAGTGA
- the RPUSD4 gene encoding mitochondrial RNA pseudouridine synthase RPUSD4 isoform X3, whose product MAAPRWRASVLWIWGNGQGLGSLFSLVSKPFCSAAAASTSVNAQRLAERLRAQKQEQDTNKKPVSTNPVQRRVEEIVRFTRQLQRVHPNVLAKALTRGILHQDNNLVVINKPYGLPVHGGPGVQLCISDVLPILAKMLHGHKAEPLHLCHRLDKETTGVMVLAWDKDMAHQVQELFRTRQVVKKYWAITVRVPMPSAGVVDIPIVEKEAQVAVTRYQVLSSTVSSALVELQPITGIKHQLRVHLSFGLDCPILGDHKYSDWNRLAPQKLSVGTLKKLGLEQSKARYIPLHLHAQQLILPALGSRKEDLNLVCKLPRFFVCSLRRLGLEMPNQDQNENNEAEHLGAQ is encoded by the exons ATGGCGGCGCCCAGGTGGAGGGCGTCGGTTCTCTGGATCTGGGGAAACGGCCAGGGTTTGGGGAGTCTCTTCAGTCTCGTCTCAAAGCCATTTTGTTCTGCTGCCGCTGCCTCTACGTCCGTAAATGCCCAGAGATTAGCGGAGAGGCTCCGAGCCCAGAAACAGGAACAAGACACAAACAAGAAGCCG GTGTCCACAAACCCTGTTCAGCGGAGAGTGGAAGAAATAGTGCGGTTCACACGGCAGCTGCAGCGAGTCCACCCCAACGTGCTTGCTAAGGCACTGACCCGAGGAATTCTCCACCAGGACAATAACCTTGTGGTCATCAATAAGCCCTACGGTCTCCCTGTGCATG GTGGCCCTGGGGTCCAGCTCTGCATCAGTGATGTACTACCTATCCTGGCAAAGATGCTTCATGGCCACAAGGCAGAGCCCTTGCATCTGTGCCACCGGCTGGACAAGGAAACCACAGGCGTAATGGTGTTGGCCTGGGACAAGGACATGGCACATCAAGTCCAAGAGTTGTTTAGAACCCGTCAGGTGGTGAAGAAGTACTG GGCCATCACTGTGCGTGTCCCCATGCCCTCAGCAGGAGTCGTGGACATCCCCATTGTGGAGAAGGAAGCGCAAG TTGCTGTAACTCGGTACCAGGTGCTCAGCAGTACTGTCTCCTCCGCCCTTGTGGAGCTCCAGCCCATCACAG gaATAAAACATCAGCTTCGAGTTCACTTGTCTTTTGGATTGGATTGTCCAATACTTGGTGATCACAAGTACTCAGACTGGAACAGGTTGGCCCCCCAG AAGCTGTCCGTGGGCACCCTGAAGAAGCTGGGGCTGGAACAGTCTAAGGCCCGCTACATCCCCCTTCACCTGCATGCCCAGCAGCTGATCCTCCCTGCCCTGGGGTCCAGGAAGGAGGATCTCAACTTGGTCTGCAAACTTCCTCGCTTCTTTGTATGTTCCCTGCGCCGCCTGGGTTTAGAAATGCCAAATCAGGATCAAAATGAGAACAATGAAGCCGAACATCTGGGAGCACAGTGA